TTCATTTCGCCATAAGAGCCAAATACAGAAGACATCAAATCGTATTTAGATTCAATACCTACAACAAAGTAGCGATATGGGGCTAAGTGGATTTCAACAATACCCGAAACATTGTCTTGAGTATCAGCCAAGAAGGTTTCAAAGTTACGCATTACGGGCTCTAGAAATTGGCCTTCATGCAACATTGTACCGTACATTTCAGCAATGTTTTGTTTCCAGTAAAGCTGTTGTTTGGTCAAGGTATGTTTTTCTAACAAATGGTGAGCCTTGATTATCAACAAAGGAGCGGCAGCTTCAAATCCAACACGCCCTTTAATACCAATAATTGTATCACCTACGTGAATATCCCTACCAACTCCATAAGGAGCAGCAATATCTGTCAATTTTCTGATAGCTGCTACAGGAGAAAGCGTTTCGCCATTGATGCCTACTAATTGACCTTTTTCAAAATGCAACTTCACACTTTCTTCGCCAGTTTTGGTTACTTGCGTTGGCCAAGCTTCTTCTGGCAAATAGCCATTAGAGGTAAGAGTTTCTTTTCCACCAACCGAAGTCCCCCAAAGTCCTTTGTTGATAGAATAAGCAGCTTTGTGCCATTCTCTCACAACGCCTTTACCTTTCAAATAGTCAATTTCAGCCTCACGAGAAAGTTTTAGGTCACGGATAGGCGTGATAATTTCAACATCGGGCGTAAGAATTCTGAAAACTACATCAAATCGTACTTGGTCGTTACCTGCTCCTGTACTACCGTGTGCAATGGCCTTTGCTCCGATTTTGTTGGCATATTCAGCTACAGCAGTTGCTTGGAATACCCGTTCTGCCGAAACCGACAAAGGGTAAGTGTTGTTTTTGAGCACATTACCATAAACCATGTAACGGATACAATCGTTGTAATACTTCTCAACAACGTCTAAAGCTACGTGCGAGGCAACACCCAAACCATAAGCTTTTTGTTCAATGTCTTTTAATTCTTCTTCTGAAAAACCGCCTGTGTCAACCAAGGCCGAATGCACTTCAAAACCACGGTCTTCAGATAAATACTTGACACAGAAAGAGGTATCTAGTCCTCCAGAAAATGCTAATAATACTTTAGGTTTACTCATTGGTTTCATTTGTATGAATCGGCTTACGGTACGGTTCGTCGCAAAAACGATTCAAAACATTTATATTATCAAATAACACTTCAATTAATGCTTGATTATACTGCTTCTCTTTTGAGTTTGCGGTCTTTTAGTCTTTCTCCCATTTTCAAAAACATCTTTTCTTTGATAGACTTCAGGCGTTCAAGTACCTTAACGTCTTTCAAGAAATTCCATTTCTCATGTTCTGTTTCTTGGATGGTAGCCACAGACGCTTCTTCCTG
The DNA window shown above is from Flectobacillus major DSM 103 and carries:
- the argG gene encoding argininosuccinate synthase; protein product: MSKPKVLLAFSGGLDTSFCVKYLSEDRGFEVHSALVDTGGFSEEELKDIEQKAYGLGVASHVALDVVEKYYNDCIRYMVYGNVLKNNTYPLSVSAERVFQATAVAEYANKIGAKAIAHGSTGAGNDQVRFDVVFRILTPDVEIITPIRDLKLSREAEIDYLKGKGVVREWHKAAYSINKGLWGTSVGGKETLTSNGYLPEEAWPTQVTKTGEESVKLHFEKGQLVGINGETLSPVAAIRKLTDIAAPYGVGRDIHVGDTIIGIKGRVGFEAAAPLLIIKAHHLLEKHTLTKQQLYWKQNIAEMYGTMLHEGQFLEPVMRNFETFLADTQDNVSGIVEIHLAPYRYFVVGIESKYDLMSSVFGSYGEMNNAWSGDDVRGFSKIVSNQTMIHRKVTDLAN